From one Rhodoferax sp. PAMC 29310 genomic stretch:
- the wecB gene encoding non-hydrolyzing UDP-N-acetylglucosamine 2-epimerase yields MNSLAPVICVVGARPNFMKMAPILRALAAHNPPLPVLLVHTGQHYDKDMSDRLFEDLRLPRPDVNLEVGSGTHAVQTSEVMRRFEPLLDAHKPSCVVVVGDVNSTLACSLVAVKKGIPVVHVEAGLRSYDRAMPEEINRILTDQISDRLYTTERTAEENLRLEGIPASRVCFTGNVMIDSVVFGRSSARSPAETLRACNADVAVLEHPQGYGVVTLHRPSNVDHPQTLHALLAVLAEVSNSLPLVFALHPRTRSNIERFELMDMIDPTRMVLLPPQGYLEMLGLMAGAAVVLTDSGGLQEETTALGVPCLTLRENTERPITVEQGTNILVGRDRTSILAGVQDVLAGKGKRGRVPEYWDGHAAERIAADLYQWLRQRQAESTPNTVAR; encoded by the coding sequence ATGAATAGCTTGGCCCCAGTCATCTGTGTCGTTGGCGCGCGTCCCAACTTCATGAAAATGGCACCCATTTTGCGGGCATTGGCAGCTCATAATCCGCCACTTCCCGTGCTGCTGGTTCATACGGGTCAGCACTATGACAAAGACATGAGTGACCGTCTGTTTGAAGACCTTCGCCTGCCCCGTCCCGACGTCAACCTTGAAGTTGGCTCTGGAACACACGCGGTTCAGACTTCCGAAGTAATGCGCCGGTTTGAACCCCTGCTTGATGCTCACAAGCCTTCTTGTGTTGTCGTCGTGGGTGATGTCAACTCAACGCTTGCCTGCTCCCTCGTTGCGGTTAAAAAAGGCATTCCGGTAGTCCATGTTGAGGCCGGTCTGCGCAGCTACGATCGCGCCATGCCCGAGGAAATCAATCGCATCCTCACAGATCAAATCTCGGACCGCCTGTACACCACTGAGCGCACGGCCGAAGAAAACCTGCGGCTCGAGGGCATACCGGCGAGCCGGGTTTGCTTCACGGGTAACGTCATGATCGATTCGGTGGTCTTTGGTCGGTCCAGCGCGCGCAGTCCGGCTGAAACGCTGCGAGCCTGCAATGCTGACGTCGCAGTCCTGGAGCATCCACAAGGCTATGGCGTGGTCACCTTGCACAGGCCGTCCAATGTGGATCATCCTCAAACTCTGCACGCACTGTTGGCTGTATTGGCTGAGGTGTCCAACAGTTTGCCCTTGGTGTTTGCATTGCACCCTCGCACTCGCAGCAATATTGAACGCTTCGAATTGATGGACATGATTGATCCGACTCGAATGGTATTGTTGCCACCTCAGGGTTACCTTGAAATGCTCGGACTCATGGCCGGTGCTGCCGTGGTACTCACCGACTCCGGTGGCCTGCAGGAAGAAACCACGGCCTTGGGCGTGCCGTGTCTGACCCTGCGTGAAAACACGGAGCGCCCCATCACGGTTGAGCAAGGCACGAATATTCTGGTTGGGCGTGATCGGACCTCTATTCTGGCCGGTGTGCAAGACGTCCTGGCCGGCAAAGGCAAGCGAGGCCGTGTGCCCGAGTATTGGGACGGTCATGCTGCCGAGCGCATCGCGGCAGATCTTTATCAGTGGTTGAGGCAGCGTCAGGCTGAGTCAACCCCCAATACGGTTGCCCGGTAG
- a CDS encoding XrtA/PEP-CTERM system-associated ATPase, translating to MYEAFYGLTGKPFQLNPDPSFYFGSKQHRRAKAYLEYGVQRNEGFIVITGEVGAGKTTVVRGLLASLDADKVVSANLVTTQLDAEDTLRMVGAAFGVRVKDLSKADLLMSLEAFLVTQTSQGKRCLLIVDEAQNLTPRAVEELRMLSNFQFGQQALLQTFLVGQPEFRAILQSPSMQQLRQRVTATCHIGPLDQAETQGYIEHRLECVGASGRPSFDAAAFEAIFKASGGIPRRINLIADRLLLLGFLSEKDAFGLNDVNEVAGEIQDELSANTSQSSAVSSRWGDSGVAGLSVPVDVDIDLSKLDISADLSTSVRAHIQGQEIEQLDGRLRRLEHSMLRLERINLKTLSALQRLVSAATKSV from the coding sequence ATGTACGAAGCTTTTTACGGTTTAACAGGAAAGCCCTTTCAGCTCAATCCAGATCCGAGCTTTTATTTCGGCAGCAAGCAGCACCGTCGCGCCAAGGCCTATCTGGAATATGGCGTTCAGCGCAATGAAGGGTTCATTGTTATCACGGGTGAAGTTGGGGCCGGAAAAACTACGGTAGTGCGTGGTCTACTTGCAAGCTTGGATGCGGACAAGGTCGTCAGCGCCAATTTGGTTACTACCCAGCTGGACGCGGAAGACACGTTGAGAATGGTCGGAGCAGCCTTTGGTGTTCGAGTCAAAGACCTCTCCAAAGCTGACCTGCTCATGTCCTTGGAGGCGTTTTTGGTGACCCAGACAAGCCAAGGCAAGCGCTGTCTGTTGATTGTCGATGAAGCGCAGAACCTGACACCTCGCGCAGTCGAGGAGCTACGCATGCTGTCCAATTTCCAATTTGGTCAGCAAGCACTGCTTCAAACCTTTCTGGTTGGGCAGCCGGAGTTTAGGGCTATTTTGCAGAGTCCATCGATGCAGCAGTTGCGGCAACGAGTGACTGCAACCTGTCATATCGGACCTCTGGACCAAGCTGAGACACAAGGCTATATCGAACATCGACTCGAGTGCGTGGGTGCTTCGGGTCGACCCTCATTTGACGCTGCCGCCTTTGAAGCGATCTTCAAAGCGTCCGGTGGCATCCCGCGTCGTATCAACCTCATCGCTGATCGCTTGTTGTTGCTTGGCTTTTTGAGCGAGAAAGATGCCTTCGGACTCAATGATGTCAACGAGGTTGCGGGAGAAATTCAAGATGAGTTGTCCGCAAATACAAGTCAATCGAGCGCCGTGTCATCCAGGTGGGGCGACTCCGGCGTCGCTGGACTCAGCGTGCCCGTTGACGTCGATATCGACCTTTCGAAGCTGGATATTTCTGCAGATTTGTCGACCTCGGTGCGGGCGCATATTCAAGGTCAGGAAATTGAGCAGCTTGATGGCCGACTTCGCCGTTTGGAGCACAGTATGTTGCGGTTGGAGCGCATTAATCTGAAGACGCTCAGTGCGCTGCAAAGGTTGGTTTCTGCCGCCACAAAATCGGTCTAA
- a CDS encoding XrtA-associated tyrosine autokinase, protein MSSLIEQAAQRLAQLRQAGVDVPGGTIEASVGNGAKPPQGVSPIAKPETSQPVAQSRLVEINFDALAFAGIVSPLAPRTQIADQYRVIKRPLIENAMGKGASIVANGNLIMVTSAVAGEGKSFTAINLAMSMATELDTTVMLVDADVARPSVMRVLGLPEGPGLLDLVLDETIDLSSVLLRTNVDKLTILPSGTPHERATELLASDAMIRLLDDMSQRYADRIIIFDSPPLLLTTEARVLATHMGQIVVVVRAGSTLQSEVKHALSTIDACPVKLMLLNQATGLFRAQEGYGYGYGYGYGYRHQNEQATQKT, encoded by the coding sequence ATGAGTAGTTTGATAGAGCAGGCGGCGCAACGCCTAGCCCAGCTTCGGCAGGCGGGTGTTGATGTGCCTGGCGGCACTATAGAGGCGAGTGTTGGCAATGGCGCCAAGCCCCCACAAGGTGTGTCGCCAATTGCCAAGCCCGAGACATCGCAGCCTGTCGCTCAGTCGCGACTTGTCGAAATTAACTTTGATGCGCTCGCTTTTGCCGGCATTGTTTCGCCACTGGCACCCAGAACTCAAATTGCCGACCAGTACCGAGTAATCAAGCGCCCATTGATTGAAAACGCCATGGGCAAGGGTGCGTCGATAGTCGCCAACGGCAATTTGATCATGGTTACGAGTGCCGTAGCAGGAGAGGGAAAGAGTTTTACAGCAATCAATCTCGCCATGAGCATGGCAACAGAGCTTGATACGACTGTCATGTTGGTTGACGCTGATGTGGCGCGGCCTTCTGTCATGCGAGTTTTAGGGCTCCCGGAGGGGCCAGGGTTGCTGGATTTGGTGCTCGATGAGACCATTGATTTGTCGAGCGTATTGCTTAGAACCAATGTAGATAAATTGACCATTCTTCCCAGTGGTACGCCGCATGAGCGCGCCACCGAGCTGTTGGCCAGTGATGCCATGATTCGTTTACTTGATGACATGTCTCAGCGCTATGCGGACAGGATAATCATATTTGACTCGCCCCCACTTTTGCTGACAACAGAGGCAAGGGTTTTGGCTACACATATGGGACAAATTGTGGTGGTCGTGAGAGCTGGCAGCACCCTTCAGTCGGAGGTCAAGCACGCACTGTCGACAATTGATGCCTGCCCAGTCAAGTTGATGCTGCTCAATCAGGCGACTGGTCTTTTCAGGGCGCAGGAGGGTTACGGTTACGGTTACGGTTACGGTTACGGTTACAGGCATCAGAATGAACAAGCAACTCAAAAAACCTAG
- a CDS encoding XrtA system polysaccharide deacetylase: protein MAASSITNALTIDVEDYFQVSAFAPHIKRRDWNMQECRVERNIDCILAMLADHNTKATFFTLGWIAERYPEMVRQIVQQGHELASHGYGHERASDQTEANFFSDINLAKLILEDLSGTPVLGYRAPSFSIGADNLWAFDCLVRAGYSYSSSIYPIRHDHYGMPDSPRFAYEVRPGLLEIPITTLRAFGRNFPSSGGGYFRLLPYALSRWMLGRVNGGDREPGIFYCHPWEIDTEQPRVAGISHKTRFRHYVNIDRMEGRLNQLLCDFKWGRMDHIFLERFTKSGAVAVT, encoded by the coding sequence ATGGCAGCATCCTCAATTACCAATGCACTGACCATTGATGTGGAAGATTACTTTCAGGTCTCCGCGTTCGCGCCTCATATCAAACGGCGCGACTGGAACATGCAGGAATGCCGTGTGGAACGAAACATCGACTGTATTTTGGCCATGCTGGCAGATCACAATACCAAGGCGACATTTTTCACGTTGGGCTGGATCGCCGAGCGCTATCCGGAAATGGTGCGCCAAATTGTCCAGCAGGGGCACGAGCTCGCCAGCCACGGCTATGGCCACGAGCGTGCGAGCGACCAAACCGAAGCCAATTTTTTTTCAGACATCAATCTGGCCAAGCTAATCCTTGAAGATTTGTCTGGCACCCCCGTGCTCGGCTACCGGGCGCCCAGCTTCTCCATTGGCGCTGACAACCTCTGGGCGTTTGACTGCCTGGTCCGCGCCGGGTACAGCTACAGCTCCAGTATCTATCCCATCCGGCACGACCATTACGGCATGCCAGACTCGCCCCGGTTTGCCTACGAGGTGCGTCCAGGCCTATTGGAGATCCCAATCACGACGCTACGGGCCTTTGGCCGCAACTTTCCCTCCAGCGGTGGCGGCTATTTCAGGCTGCTGCCCTACGCGCTGTCGCGCTGGATGCTGGGTCGTGTCAACGGTGGCGATCGCGAGCCGGGCATTTTTTACTGTCATCCATGGGAAATCGACACCGAGCAACCTCGCGTTGCCGGTATCAGCCACAAGACCCGGTTTCGACACTACGTAAACATTGACCGCATGGAAGGCCGCTTGAATCAGCTCCTGTGCGACTTCAAGTGGGGCCGCATGGATCATATTTTTCTGGAGCGCTTCACCAAGTCGGGTGCGGTGGCGGTTACCTGA
- a CDS encoding TIGR03087 family PEP-CTERM/XrtA system glycosyltransferase: MSNLLFLVHRLPYPPNKGDKVRSFNLLKHLTSRHRVFLGTFVDDPDDVPHIETVRAMCLDLHVARIHPRAAKLRSLTGLITNEALGLSYYHNADLQAWVKQTLAQNKIDAVVVFSSVMAQYFTSSPGNKSIPMLVDFVDVDSAKWTQYADNHQWPLSWLYRREGRQLLAYERAVAARAMHSFFVTENEVALFLAQAPECADKVDSLSNGVDGDYFSPDPARASPFEGEGAQSGEIPLVFTGAMDYWPNIDAVSWFANDIFPTLLKARPKLRFYIVGRSPSVSVLALASESVVVTGTVPDVRPYLQHAAVVVAPLRVARGIQNKILEAMAMGRPVVASQSCVEAIDGRGGEDLVAAADVAQFVSEIEALLKSPARALAVGQAGRKRVLANYSWDAHLAGIDRYLGGKLPEQKEI, translated from the coding sequence ATGAGCAACCTTCTTTTTCTGGTCCATCGACTGCCCTATCCGCCCAACAAAGGCGACAAGGTGCGCTCCTTCAACTTGCTCAAGCATTTGACCTCTCGTCATCGCGTTTTTTTGGGCACTTTTGTAGACGACCCAGACGACGTTCCCCATATTGAAACCGTGCGGGCGATGTGCCTCGACCTGCACGTCGCTCGAATTCACCCACGTGCAGCCAAATTGCGCAGCCTGACTGGCCTGATCACCAATGAGGCGCTGGGGCTAAGCTATTACCACAACGCAGACCTCCAAGCTTGGGTCAAGCAAACGCTAGCTCAGAACAAGATCGATGCCGTGGTTGTGTTTTCATCCGTAATGGCTCAGTACTTCACCTCTTCGCCCGGCAACAAATCGATTCCCATGTTGGTTGATTTTGTCGATGTGGATTCGGCCAAATGGACCCAGTACGCCGACAACCATCAGTGGCCCCTATCGTGGCTGTACCGGCGGGAAGGACGCCAACTCTTGGCCTATGAGCGTGCGGTTGCGGCGCGTGCAATGCATTCATTTTTCGTCACTGAAAATGAAGTGGCCCTGTTTCTAGCTCAAGCCCCTGAATGTGCGGACAAGGTCGATTCCTTGAGCAACGGCGTTGATGGCGATTATTTTTCTCCCGATCCGGCAAGAGCCTCTCCTTTTGAAGGTGAGGGAGCGCAATCCGGAGAAATTCCTCTCGTGTTCACCGGTGCCATGGATTACTGGCCCAATATCGACGCAGTCTCGTGGTTCGCGAATGACATCTTTCCTACTTTGCTAAAGGCTCGCCCCAAGCTACGCTTTTATATTGTGGGGCGCAGTCCATCGGTGTCTGTTTTGGCTTTAGCCTCCGAATCAGTGGTCGTCACCGGCACTGTTCCTGATGTTCGGCCCTATTTGCAGCATGCTGCCGTCGTCGTTGCGCCCTTGCGCGTTGCTCGGGGTATTCAAAACAAAATTCTGGAAGCCATGGCCATGGGGCGGCCCGTCGTGGCCTCCCAGTCGTGTGTTGAGGCCATTGATGGGCGGGGCGGCGAAGACCTTGTTGCCGCAGCCGATGTCGCTCAATTCGTTTCCGAGATTGAGGCGTTGTTGAAGTCGCCCGCTCGCGCGTTGGCAGTGGGGCAGGCCGGCCGCAAGAGGGTGCTTGCCAACTACAGTTGGGACGCTCACTTGGCCGGCATTGATCGGTATTTGGGTGGCAAATTACCTGAGCAGAAAGAAATATGA
- a CDS encoding XrtA system polysaccharide chain length determinant, translated as MDELISQVATLLRGMWRHRWWGLLMAWGVTAVGSVVVMSAPDKYEATARIYVDTQSILKPLMSGLAVQPNIEQQVVMLSRTLITRPNVEKLIRMADLDLKSQTKASQDALIDGLMKSLQIQNAGRDNIYSLAYRDSSPDQAKKVMQSLVSIFVESSLGNTRQDSDTAKKFIDEQIKGYVAKLEEAEARLKQFRVRNIELQNPEGQDMVGQLGVVSSQLSQARLELHEAENARDSAKRQIEAEKSQSADTTTRSLLQESALSVSTPEIDARIDVQKRNLDTLLQRFTELHPDVSNTRRLIKELEALKRKEVAELRKVAMANPMRSSSNSLVFQELNRMLAVSEVQVASLRARVSEYEARVNRARSMMKTAPQVEAEYAQLNRDYEINKKNYNDLVSRRESASMSGELESAAGVADFRLIEPPRVSPKPVAPNRLLLMPLALLAGLAAGLGVAFVLSQLRVVYYDARALGDAVRLPMLGTVSMVMGDGATQRRRTELWKFFAAFGGLLIVFVAAMIAMSLLSGRAG; from the coding sequence ATGGACGAATTGATTAGCCAGGTGGCCACCCTTCTTCGGGGCATGTGGCGCCACCGGTGGTGGGGTTTGCTCATGGCTTGGGGGGTGACTGCAGTTGGGTCTGTTGTAGTGATGTCTGCCCCAGACAAATATGAAGCGACTGCGAGAATCTATGTGGATACTCAATCGATTTTGAAGCCTTTGATGTCTGGTTTAGCGGTCCAGCCAAATATCGAGCAACAGGTTGTGATGCTCAGTCGTACGCTCATCACTCGCCCCAATGTTGAAAAGTTAATCCGAATGGCGGATCTGGATCTGAAAAGTCAAACCAAGGCTTCTCAAGATGCGCTGATCGATGGATTGATGAAGTCACTGCAAATTCAAAACGCCGGACGAGACAATATCTATTCGTTGGCCTACCGTGACTCGAGCCCAGATCAGGCCAAGAAAGTCATGCAGTCTCTCGTGTCCATTTTTGTCGAGTCGAGCCTTGGCAATACACGGCAAGATTCGGACACGGCCAAGAAGTTCATTGATGAGCAAATCAAAGGCTATGTTGCGAAACTTGAAGAGGCTGAGGCCCGGCTTAAACAGTTCAGAGTTCGAAACATCGAGCTGCAGAATCCTGAGGGGCAGGATATGGTGGGGCAACTGGGTGTCGTGAGTAGTCAGTTGAGTCAGGCTCGGTTGGAGCTGCATGAGGCGGAAAACGCACGCGATTCCGCCAAACGCCAGATCGAAGCTGAAAAATCACAAAGCGCAGATACCACGACCCGCAGTCTTTTACAGGAATCGGCATTGTCGGTGTCGACGCCAGAAATAGACGCTCGTATAGACGTTCAAAAACGCAATCTCGACACTTTGTTACAGCGTTTTACCGAGCTGCACCCTGATGTTTCCAACACTCGACGTCTCATTAAGGAGCTTGAAGCCCTCAAGCGCAAAGAGGTGGCAGAGTTACGCAAGGTGGCCATGGCGAATCCGATGAGGTCGTCTTCCAATAGCCTGGTGTTCCAAGAACTCAATCGAATGCTTGCGGTCTCCGAGGTGCAGGTTGCCTCCTTGAGGGCAAGGGTTAGTGAATACGAGGCGCGCGTCAACCGAGCTCGGTCGATGATGAAAACTGCGCCTCAAGTGGAAGCCGAGTACGCGCAATTGAATCGAGACTATGAGATCAACAAGAAGAACTATAACGATTTGGTTAGCCGCCGCGAGTCTGCCTCTATGTCGGGGGAGCTGGAAAGCGCGGCAGGCGTCGCTGATTTTCGCCTGATCGAGCCCCCTCGTGTCTCTCCAAAACCGGTCGCTCCCAACCGATTGTTGCTCATGCCGTTGGCCTTGTTGGCTGGACTGGCCGCGGGCTTGGGAGTTGCATTTGTTTTGAGCCAGTTGAGGGTGGTCTACTATGATGCGCGCGCCCTCGGAGACGCTGTGCGTCTGCCAATGCTAGGGACGGTGTCCATGGTGATGGGTGATGGCGCTACCCAGCGACGCAGGACTGAACTGTGGAAGTTTTTTGCTGCATTTGGGGGTTTGTTGATCGTTTTCGTTGCCGCAATGATTGCGATGTCTCTTTTGTCTGGTCGAGCAGGATGA
- a CDS encoding FemAB family XrtA/PEP-CTERM system-associated protein, producing MVSVKYLQPQDTATAAQWDAFVFACPQATFFHRSGWQRIVRDIYRHDTYFLYAEESGQILGVLPLGHVNSWLFGNSLTSLPFAVYGGVAAVSPHVADALELEAQELAKRLGVAHLELRNVNPRHPEWPTQDLYVTFRKEILPEEESNMLAIPRKQRAMVRKGIKNGLVSEIDHTVDRFFALFSDNVHRHGTPAMPKKYFKALQAEFGADCEVLTVVAPDGRPLSSVLSFYFRDEVLPYYAGDDESARDFAANDFKYWELMRRACARGIKVFDYGRSKQGTGPYAFKKNWGFEPTPLHYEYCLYKRDAIPQNNPNNAKYKLMINTWRRMPISLANWLGPFVVRNLG from the coding sequence ATGGTGAGCGTCAAGTATCTCCAGCCTCAAGATACAGCCACTGCCGCGCAATGGGACGCTTTCGTCTTCGCTTGCCCGCAGGCCACGTTCTTTCATCGTTCTGGGTGGCAAAGAATCGTGCGCGACATCTATCGTCACGACACCTATTTTTTGTATGCAGAGGAGAGCGGTCAAATATTGGGAGTGTTGCCTCTGGGGCACGTCAATAGTTGGTTGTTTGGCAACTCGCTCACGAGCTTGCCATTTGCTGTCTATGGCGGTGTAGCCGCAGTCAGCCCGCATGTGGCAGACGCGTTGGAGCTGGAGGCGCAGGAACTTGCCAAACGCCTGGGGGTCGCCCACCTTGAGTTGCGTAACGTCAACCCGCGTCACCCTGAATGGCCTACCCAAGATCTGTATGTCACATTCCGCAAGGAAATCTTGCCAGAAGAAGAATCCAACATGCTGGCGATCCCGCGCAAGCAGCGTGCCATGGTTCGAAAAGGCATCAAAAACGGCCTGGTCAGTGAGATTGATCACACGGTCGATCGATTCTTTGCCCTTTTTTCCGACAATGTTCACCGTCATGGCACGCCAGCCATGCCAAAAAAATACTTCAAGGCCTTGCAGGCCGAGTTCGGCGCGGACTGTGAGGTGCTCACCGTCGTGGCGCCCGACGGTCGCCCGTTAAGCAGCGTCCTCAGCTTTTATTTCAGGGACGAGGTTCTGCCCTACTACGCGGGCGACGATGAATCCGCACGCGACTTTGCAGCAAACGACTTCAAGTACTGGGAGCTCATGCGCCGGGCCTGCGCACGCGGCATCAAAGTGTTTGACTACGGCCGCAGCAAACAGGGAACGGGCCCTTACGCCTTCAAGAAAAACTGGGGGTTCGAGCCCACGCCCTTGCATTACGAGTACTGCTTGTACAAGCGCGATGCCATTCCTCAGAACAATCCCAACAACGCAAAGTACAAGTTGATGATCAACACTTGGCGACGCATGCCGATAAGTCTTGCCAATTGGTTAGGCCCGTTCGTTGTGCGTAACCTGGGTTGA
- a CDS encoding TIGR03016 family PEP-CTERM system-associated outer membrane protein: MNKQLKKPRFLIALCIGASGAGHAEVTVVPRVSVAETITDNVRLSSTDRQSEQITQLSPGIRIDIKGSRVRSYFDYALTQSFYAQNTSPSRAQNTLSTFGTLEAVDNRVFLDFNGSISQQSVSAFGTQSLNSSSINANQAEVSTYRLSPYVRGQLGSTASYEARYSRAVTSSDSASASASNTTNSDATVKVAGGSAFRRLGWSADASRQESSYSVGRTTEVDRFNLGLNYALTPQLNVSVNGGQESNNYTSLDKQTYGTSSVGFNWVPSNTTKLSANVGRRSFGNTHSLSFEHRTARTVWRFVDSKDASTTPSQSGRVGLGNLYDLLYSQLESTYPADPVARAQAVNDFLAAYGLNGSSLVAAGFLSSAASLQRNQSLSLALLGARDTITFFATSTESSRIDALSIASDDLSTSSRVRQRGFSVSYSHRLTPDYSLGVLLSQQKTSGDLASQDSTLRSINANITGRVGKKATVSVAARHVVSSGNAAPYVENAITGNLNVQF; encoded by the coding sequence ATGAACAAGCAACTCAAAAAACCTAGGTTTTTGATTGCGCTGTGCATCGGCGCATCAGGCGCGGGTCATGCGGAAGTCACCGTTGTTCCGCGGGTTTCCGTCGCTGAAACCATTACCGACAATGTCAGGCTATCAAGCACCGACCGGCAGTCCGAGCAGATCACTCAGCTCAGTCCAGGCATTCGCATTGATATCAAAGGTTCGCGAGTTCGAAGCTATTTTGACTACGCGTTAACCCAGTCTTTTTACGCGCAGAACACATCCCCCAGTCGCGCTCAAAATACGCTGAGTACCTTTGGCACGCTAGAAGCGGTGGACAACCGGGTGTTCCTGGATTTCAATGGATCCATTTCACAGCAGTCAGTTTCTGCCTTCGGGACCCAATCACTCAATAGTTCGTCGATAAACGCCAACCAAGCGGAGGTATCTACTTATCGCTTGTCCCCCTATGTTCGCGGTCAGCTGGGCTCCACGGCAAGCTACGAGGCGCGATACAGCCGCGCAGTGACGTCCTCAGACTCAGCCTCAGCCTCAGCATCAAACACGACCAACTCCGATGCGACCGTCAAAGTCGCGGGTGGCAGCGCTTTTCGGCGCCTGGGCTGGTCGGCAGATGCCAGTCGCCAAGAATCAAGTTACAGCGTGGGGCGCACCACAGAGGTTGACCGGTTCAATCTTGGTCTGAACTACGCACTGACACCTCAGCTCAACGTCTCGGTCAATGGCGGGCAAGAATCCAATAACTACACCAGTCTGGATAAGCAGACATATGGCACCAGCAGCGTTGGGTTCAATTGGGTGCCATCGAATACAACAAAGTTATCGGCCAATGTTGGGCGTCGATCGTTTGGCAATACACATAGCTTAAGCTTTGAGCACCGCACAGCGCGAACAGTTTGGCGGTTTGTCGACTCCAAAGACGCGTCCACCACGCCAAGTCAATCAGGTCGCGTGGGTCTGGGAAACTTGTATGACCTGCTATACAGTCAGCTTGAATCAACCTACCCGGCTGATCCGGTCGCACGCGCTCAAGCCGTTAATGATTTTTTGGCGGCCTATGGCCTAAATGGGAGCTCTTTAGTAGCCGCTGGTTTTTTGAGTTCAGCAGCCTCGCTGCAGCGCAACCAGAGTTTGTCTTTGGCCTTACTCGGCGCGCGCGACACCATTACCTTCTTCGCCACCAGCACTGAAAGCTCCCGCATTGACGCGCTCTCTATCGCTTCCGACGACCTCAGCACATCGTCCCGGGTCCGGCAACGCGGGTTTAGCGTTAGCTACTCTCATCGGTTGACTCCGGACTACTCTTTGGGTGTTCTTCTTTCGCAGCAAAAAACGTCTGGAGACTTGGCCTCTCAGGACTCAACGTTGCGTTCCATCAATGCGAACATCACAGGAAGGGTTGGCAAGAAGGCCACAGTTTCTGTCGCAGCGCGTCATGTCGTTTCAAGCGGAAACGCCGCACCCTATGTCGAAAACGCCATCACTGGCAATTTGAATGTTCAGTTTTAG
- a CDS encoding XrtA/PEP-CTERM system exopolysaccharide export protein, with product MNKLTFISFITKALKPIACVGIFALILTGCSTKPAIPEAPQLAATPDYNYIVGPGDNLNISVWRNPELSMSVPVRPDGKIATPLVDDLVAQGKTSTEIARDIEKLLSKLVRDPVVTVIVTGFVGPYSEQIRVVGEAAKPQALPYKQKMTLLDVMIAVGGLTDFADGNGASIVRASEGGAQYSVRIKDLVKRGDIAANVEMKPGDILIIPQGWF from the coding sequence ATGAACAAATTGACATTTATATCTTTCATTACTAAGGCGCTTAAGCCGATAGCCTGCGTTGGTATATTCGCCTTAATACTGACCGGGTGCTCAACAAAACCAGCGATCCCTGAGGCTCCCCAATTGGCGGCAACGCCAGACTACAACTATATAGTTGGCCCGGGTGACAATCTCAATATTAGTGTCTGGCGCAATCCTGAACTGTCCATGTCGGTTCCAGTGCGTCCCGATGGAAAAATTGCAACCCCTTTGGTTGACGACTTAGTTGCCCAAGGAAAGACCTCGACTGAAATAGCTCGAGACATTGAAAAATTACTGAGCAAGTTAGTCCGCGATCCTGTGGTTACAGTGATCGTTACCGGATTCGTGGGCCCTTATAGCGAACAAATTCGAGTGGTTGGTGAGGCAGCGAAGCCACAGGCCTTGCCCTACAAACAAAAAATGACTCTGCTCGACGTGATGATCGCTGTCGGTGGCTTGACGGACTTTGCAGACGGCAATGGTGCATCCATAGTTCGCGCGTCAGAAGGCGGGGCGCAATACTCGGTTCGAATCAAAGACCTTGTCAAGCGCGGAGACATTGCTGCCAATGTCGAAATGAAGCCAGGCGACATCCTGATCATTCCGCAGGGCTGGTTCTAG